A window of the Lentisphaera araneosa HTCC2155 genome harbors these coding sequences:
- a CDS encoding DUF1552 domain-containing protein encodes MSHLRTNRRRFLKNSAGALMLLPFLEVDAQTNKETIPKRMVTVANFYGLMPHLFFPKKTGQNYEMTRLLKPMAELRKDFSILNGLDHGMNAGHHSTKYFLSGIPLDQINNYKEANISVDQKAALHVGSATRYPSLVLGCKTNSQNYISWTKHGSQIRPISDLEQLYNLLFTAPNAQAKKKIKTNMMSKESILDLVYDQAKSFSNQLGKNDQEKLDQYFTSVRELEGKVAQSKLWLNKAKPRTNYQLPQDTNNMTLKQQMPLFYDLMTLALQTDSTRVISLSFHSLGNAYGGIPGVKNEYHALSHHGKVNARIDELALIESSMIEEFGRFLKKLKDIKEPNGRTMLDNTMALFGSGMSNGNSHSNKNLPIILAGGGFKHGGYQDKKAPLNNLYLSLLQNFGLEIDKFNTSTGTFNGLELKS; translated from the coding sequence ATGAGTCACCTACGTACTAATCGACGACGCTTTCTGAAAAACTCAGCTGGAGCCTTAATGTTACTTCCCTTTTTGGAAGTCGATGCCCAAACGAACAAAGAAACGATTCCTAAAAGAATGGTGACGGTTGCAAATTTTTATGGACTCATGCCTCATTTATTTTTTCCTAAGAAGACTGGCCAAAATTATGAAATGACTAGGCTCTTAAAACCAATGGCTGAGCTTAGAAAAGATTTTTCTATTTTAAATGGCTTGGATCATGGTATGAATGCAGGGCACCATTCCACAAAGTATTTTTTAAGTGGCATCCCTCTTGATCAAATTAACAACTATAAAGAAGCCAATATTTCGGTGGATCAAAAAGCGGCTCTACATGTGGGTTCTGCGACGCGCTATCCCTCCTTAGTCTTAGGCTGTAAAACCAATAGCCAAAACTATATTTCATGGACGAAGCATGGTTCTCAAATCAGGCCGATTAGCGATCTTGAGCAATTATATAATCTTCTTTTTACAGCACCAAATGCTCAGGCGAAAAAGAAAATAAAAACCAACATGATGAGCAAAGAGTCCATTCTTGATCTGGTCTATGATCAGGCGAAATCTTTCTCTAATCAACTTGGTAAAAATGACCAAGAAAAGTTGGATCAGTATTTTACCTCCGTCAGGGAACTGGAGGGCAAAGTTGCGCAATCGAAACTATGGCTTAACAAAGCTAAACCACGAACAAATTACCAACTCCCTCAAGACACCAACAACATGACACTTAAGCAACAGATGCCGCTTTTCTACGATCTTATGACTTTGGCCTTACAAACAGACTCCACCCGTGTCATTAGCCTTTCTTTTCATAGTTTGGGAAATGCTTATGGAGGTATTCCCGGAGTGAAGAATGAATATCATGCCCTATCTCATCACGGCAAAGTAAATGCACGGATTGATGAATTAGCACTTATAGAATCTTCGATGATAGAAGAATTTGGTCGTTTCCTAAAAAAACTCAAAGATATTAAAGAGCCAAATGGCAGAACCATGTTAGACAACACTATGGCCCTTTTTGGTAGTGGTATGAGTAACGGCAATTCTCATAGCAATAAAAATCTACCTATTATTCTAGCTGGGGGTGGCTTTAAACACGGAGGCTACCAAGACAAAAAAGCACCTCTTAATAATCTCTATTTAAGTCTCTTACAAAATTTTGGCCTCGAAATTGATAAGTTCAATACCTCAACTGGAACGTTTAATGGTTTGGAGTTGAAGTCTTGA